A DNA window from Phragmites australis chromosome 11, lpPhrAust1.1, whole genome shotgun sequence contains the following coding sequences:
- the LOC133884025 gene encoding uncharacterized protein LOC133884025, with protein MLTYGVAADATDDYIRIGESTAIESLKRFVKAIVEVFGDEYLRSPNNNDTARLFAIGEQKGFPGMLGSIDCMHWKWKNCPTAWQGQFTGHVHEPTIILETVASHDLWIWHAFFGLPGSHNDINVLHRCHLFAKLAKGHAPEVNYTINGHNYTMGFYLADGIYPQWATFVKPIPSPQGNKRK; from the coding sequence ATGCTAACTTATGGAGTAGCAGCAGATGCTACTGATGATTATATTCGGATTGGAGAAAGTACTGCTATAGAGAGTCTTAAAAGGtttgtgaaagctattgttgaAGTCTTTGGTGATGAGTACCTGAGATCCCCAAATAATAATGATACAGCTAGATTATTTGCAATTGGAGAGCAAAAGGGTTTTCCCGGTATGCTTGGGAgcatagattgcatgcattggaagtggaaGAATTGCCCTACAGCATGGCAAGGTCAGTTTACCGGCCATGTGCATGAGCCCACCATTATTCTAGAAACCGTTGCTTCACATgatctttggatttggcatgccttctttggTTTACCAGGGTCGcacaatgatattaatgttcttcACCGTTGTCATCTATTTGCAAAGCTAGCTAAAGGGCACGCTCCAGAAGTGAACTACACCATCAATGGTCATAATTATACAATGGGATTTTACCTTGCAGATGGCATATATCCTCAATGGGCCACATTTGTTAAGCCAATACCATCTCCACAAGGGAATAAGAGGAAATAG